One Ranitomeya imitator isolate aRanImi1 chromosome 1, aRanImi1.pri, whole genome shotgun sequence DNA window includes the following coding sequences:
- the GLRX5 gene encoding glutaredoxin-related protein 5, mitochondrial: MSWCVSRVSAALRSSGVRRLLSDSSVSREHLEGLVKKDKVVVFMKGSPAQPLCGFSNAVVQILRMHGVDEYAAYNVLEDQDLRQGVKNFSNWPTIPQVFLNGEFVGGCDILLQMHQSGDLVEELKKLGIRSALLDAEPSQEKK, from the exons ATGAGCTGGTGCGTGTCCCGAGTGTCCGCTGCGCTCCGGAGCTCCGGGGTCCGCCGCCTGCTCAGCGACAGCAGCGTCTCCCGGGAGCACCTGGAGGGGCTGGTGAAGAAGGACAAGGTGGTGGTGTTCATGAAGGGCTCCCCGGCTCAGCCCCTGTGCGGCTTCAGTAACGCGGTGGTGCAGATCCTGCGGATGCACGGGGTGGACGAGTACGCGGCCTATAACGTGCTGGAGGACCAGGACCTGAGGCAGG GGGTGAAGAATTTCTCCAACTGGCCCACCATCCCGCAGGTGTTCCTGAACGGAGAATTTGTGGGGGGCTGCGACATCCTCCTACAGATGCACCAGAGCGGAGACCTGGTGGAGGAGCTGAAGAAGCTGGGGATCCGCTCCGCACTATTAGACGCAGAGCCGAGCCAAGAAAAGAAGTAA